From Anomalospiza imberbis isolate Cuckoo-Finch-1a 21T00152 chromosome 6, ASM3175350v1, whole genome shotgun sequence, one genomic window encodes:
- the COMMD9 gene encoding COMM domain-containing protein 9 gives MAALRAGEFAALQILLKAPSKDAVRQLCQECFSSPAAALGPLAQRAGPGLAVSAEEAEQLVSALHNLTRHVVYRGLTRAEDILSLFPENFHQNLKNLLTKIILENISAWRNEAQASQISLPRLVDMDWRVDIKTSSDSIVRMAVPTCLLQLKIQEDAALCGNNPVVSALTVELSKETLDTMLEGLGRIRDQLSAVANK, from the exons ATGGCGGCGCTGCGGGCCGGGGAGTTCGCGGCGCTGCAGATCCTGCTGAAg GCGCCGTCGAAGGACGCCGTGcggcagctgtgccaggagtgCTTCTCCAGCCCGGCCGCCGCGCTCGGCCCGCTGGCGCAGCGCGCCGGCCCCGGGCTCGCCGTCAGCGCCGAGGAAGCGGAGCAG CTGGTGTCTGCTTTGCACAACCTCACCAGGCACGTGGTGTACCGCGGCTTGACCAGGGCAGAAGACATCCTCTCTCTCTTCCCAGAAAACTTCCaccaaaatctgaaaaacctcttGACTAAGATAATCTTGGAGAATAT CTCTGCTTGGAGGAATGAAGCACAAGCCAGTCAGA TCTCCCTGCCTCGGCTGGTGGACATGGACTGGAGGGTGGACATCAAGACATCTTCAGACAGCATCGTAAGAATGGCAGTCCCtacctgcctgctgcagttaaAG ATTCAGGAAGATGCTGCCTTATGTGGAAATAATCCTGTTGTTTCTGCACTGACTGTGGAACTGAGCAAAGAAACCCTGGACACTATGTTAGAAGGGCTGGGAAGGATTCGGGACCAACTTTCTGCCGTTGCAAACAAATGA